A stretch of the Candidatus Binataceae bacterium genome encodes the following:
- a CDS encoding vitamin B12-dependent ribonucleotide reductase codes for MEAKVNKQSDRLNGAAAPQRRGVALERFFTRPGVDPYSEVEWDLRSAVIAGEDGRVVFEQKDVEVPRAWSQTATNVVVSKYFRGQIGTPKRETSVRQLIGRVADTITGWGETQGYFTSADARDTFHAELTHLLLNQKASFNSPVYFNVGIETKPQCSACFILKVEDSMESILGWYRNEGMIFKGGSGAGVNLSQLRSCREKLSSGGTASGPLSFMKAADASAGVIKSGGKTRRAAKMVVLDVSHPDIRDFIKCKVEEEKKAWALIDAGYDSSLDGPAYGSVFFQNANNSVRVTDDFMQAVLDDGDWKTRFVRSGEVDETYRARELLREIAEAAHACGDPGMQFDTTINEWHTCPNTGRINASNPCSEYMHLDNSACNLASLNLMKFIDDRGEFDVRAFRHAVDVMISAQDIVVDNSSYPTPEIEQNAHDFRELGLGYANLGALLMALGMPYDSDQGRSYAAAITALMTGEAYLQSARISEHMGPFAGYARNREPMLKVIEHHRREAYKLDASMVPLDLLRAARESWDEALKLGQIAGVRNSQATVIAPTGTIAFMMDCDTTGVEPDIALIKYKKLVGGGMLKIVNNTVPRALKRLGYDSKEIQEIVEYLDEHETIEGAPQINNAHLPVFDCAFKPRSGSRTIHYNGHIKMMGAVQPFISGAISKTINMPAEATVDEVAEAYVTAWKLGIKAVAIYRDGSKRTQPLNTGKTKEEKVDAAAIAAALAMGDELRAHRRKLPDERKSITHKFDIAGHEGYITVGMYEDGSPGEIFVMMSKQGSTISGLMDSFATAISYALQYGVPLQFLVDKFAHMRFEPSGFTKNPQIPYAKSIVDYLFRWMASKFLDDEARREVGVIEEEKPSGVTLSLAPQPAVARISDGKDSEMRQAFINQADAPPCPDCGSIMVRNGSCYKCMNCGSTSGCS; via the coding sequence GTGGAAGCCAAAGTCAACAAGCAGAGCGATCGCCTGAACGGGGCCGCCGCGCCTCAGAGACGCGGGGTTGCGCTCGAGCGATTCTTCACCCGGCCGGGCGTCGATCCCTATTCGGAAGTCGAATGGGATCTGCGCAGCGCCGTGATCGCCGGTGAGGACGGTCGCGTCGTCTTCGAGCAGAAGGATGTCGAGGTCCCGCGCGCGTGGTCGCAGACGGCGACCAACGTCGTCGTCTCCAAATATTTTCGCGGGCAGATTGGAACGCCGAAGCGTGAGACCAGCGTTCGCCAGCTTATCGGTCGCGTCGCCGACACCATCACGGGATGGGGCGAGACACAGGGCTACTTCACCAGCGCCGATGCTCGCGACACGTTCCACGCCGAGCTCACTCATCTGCTGCTCAACCAGAAGGCCTCGTTCAACAGCCCGGTCTACTTCAACGTCGGTATCGAAACCAAGCCGCAATGCTCGGCCTGCTTCATCCTCAAGGTCGAGGACAGCATGGAATCGATCCTCGGCTGGTACCGCAACGAGGGCATGATCTTCAAAGGCGGTTCGGGTGCGGGCGTGAATCTCTCGCAGTTGCGCTCCTGCCGCGAGAAGCTTTCTTCTGGTGGTACGGCCTCGGGCCCGCTCTCCTTTATGAAAGCCGCCGATGCGTCCGCGGGCGTGATCAAGTCGGGCGGCAAGACCCGGCGCGCGGCCAAGATGGTCGTGCTCGATGTCAGCCATCCCGATATCCGCGACTTCATCAAGTGCAAGGTCGAGGAAGAGAAGAAGGCCTGGGCTCTAATCGACGCCGGCTATGACAGCTCGCTCGATGGTCCGGCTTACGGCTCGGTGTTTTTCCAGAACGCCAATAACTCCGTGCGCGTGACCGACGATTTCATGCAGGCCGTGCTCGACGACGGCGACTGGAAGACGCGCTTCGTGCGCTCGGGCGAGGTCGATGAGACCTATCGCGCGCGCGAGTTGCTGCGCGAGATTGCCGAGGCGGCGCATGCCTGCGGCGATCCCGGGATGCAGTTCGATACCACGATCAACGAGTGGCACACCTGCCCCAATACCGGCCGCATCAACGCATCGAATCCCTGCAGCGAGTACATGCACCTCGACAACTCGGCGTGCAATCTCGCGTCGCTCAACCTGATGAAGTTTATCGACGATCGCGGCGAGTTCGACGTGCGCGCATTCCGCCACGCCGTCGATGTGATGATCTCGGCGCAGGACATCGTCGTCGATAATTCTTCGTACCCGACGCCCGAGATTGAGCAGAACGCGCACGATTTCCGTGAGCTGGGCCTTGGCTACGCGAACCTCGGCGCGCTGCTGATGGCGCTCGGGATGCCCTACGACTCCGACCAGGGCCGAAGCTATGCCGCTGCGATCACGGCTCTGATGACGGGCGAGGCGTACCTGCAATCGGCGCGCATCTCCGAGCACATGGGCCCGTTTGCCGGCTACGCGCGAAATCGCGAGCCGATGCTGAAAGTGATCGAGCATCATCGGCGCGAGGCCTACAAGCTCGACGCTTCGATGGTGCCGCTCGACCTTTTGCGCGCGGCGCGCGAGTCGTGGGACGAGGCGCTCAAGCTCGGCCAGATCGCGGGCGTGCGCAATTCGCAGGCGACCGTGATCGCGCCCACTGGAACGATCGCGTTCATGATGGATTGCGACACCACCGGCGTCGAGCCCGACATCGCGCTCATCAAGTACAAGAAGCTGGTCGGTGGGGGGATGCTCAAGATCGTCAACAACACGGTCCCCCGCGCGCTCAAGCGGCTCGGCTACGATTCGAAAGAAATCCAGGAGATCGTAGAGTACCTCGATGAGCACGAGACGATCGAAGGTGCGCCGCAGATCAATAATGCGCACCTGCCCGTGTTCGATTGCGCGTTCAAGCCGCGCTCCGGCTCGCGCACGATCCATTACAACGGCCACATCAAGATGATGGGCGCGGTGCAGCCGTTTATCTCGGGCGCGATCTCCAAGACCATCAACATGCCGGCCGAGGCGACGGTCGATGAAGTCGCGGAAGCCTACGTCACGGCCTGGAAGCTCGGCATCAAGGCAGTTGCGATTTATCGCGATGGCTCCAAGCGCACGCAGCCGCTCAACACCGGCAAGACGAAGGAAGAGAAGGTCGATGCGGCTGCGATCGCCGCGGCGCTTGCGATGGGCGACGAGCTGCGAGCGCATCGGCGCAAGCTGCCCGACGAGCGCAAGTCGATCACGCACAAGTTCGATATCGCCGGCCACGAAGGCTACATCACGGTCGGCATGTACGAGGACGGCTCGCCCGGCGAAATCTTCGTGATGATGTCGAAGCAGGGCTCGACGATCTCGGGCTTGATGGATTCGTTCGCGACGGCGATTTCGTACGCGCTGCAATACGGCGTGCCGCTGCAATTCCTGGTCGACAAGTTCGCGCACATGCGGTTCGAGCCGTCGGGCTTCACCAAGAATCCGCAGATCCCGTACGCGAAGTCGATCGTCGATTACCTGTTCCGCTGGATGGCGTCGAAGTTCCTCGACGACGAAGCCAGACGCGAAGTCGGCGTGATCGAAGAAGAGAAGCCGAGCGGCGTCACGCTGTCGCTCGCGCCGCAACCGGCAGTGGCAAGAATCAGCGACGGCAAGGACAGCGAAATGCGCCAGGCATTCATCAACCAGGCCGACGCCCCCCCCTGTCCCGACTGCGGCAGCATAATGGTAAGAAACGGCTCCTGCTACAAATGCATGAATTGCGGCTCAACCAGCGGGTGCAGTTGA
- a CDS encoding DUF721 domain-containing protein: MKSRRYKAPERIGSALQPLLDRIDREGAFGIVRLVKAWPEVVGETIARRTEVVSLKFHTAVIKVSGAMWIQELNLMRAQILSRIRDHVGDDIVRELRFVRGNLSRKERPRLRSVPRATRHSIELPELKDPELRAAFDRLIEAWGRAPR; encoded by the coding sequence ATGAAGTCGCGGCGCTACAAGGCTCCTGAACGCATCGGCAGCGCGCTGCAGCCGCTGCTCGATCGCATCGATCGCGAGGGTGCGTTCGGCATCGTGCGGCTGGTCAAAGCGTGGCCCGAAGTGGTGGGCGAGACGATCGCGCGGCGCACCGAAGTGGTTTCGCTCAAATTCCACACCGCTGTGATCAAAGTGTCGGGCGCAATGTGGATACAGGAATTGAATTTGATGCGCGCTCAGATCCTGTCGCGAATCAGAGATCATGTCGGCGACGATATCGTGCGCGAGTTGCGTTTCGTGCGGGGAAATCTCTCGCGCAAAGAGCGCCCGCGATTGCGATCGGTGCCGCGCGCGACGCGTCATTCGATCGAACTGCCGGAGCTGAAAGATCCCGAGTTGCGCGCCGCCTTCGATCGCCTCATCGAAGCATGGGGCCGCGCCCCGCGTTGA
- a CDS encoding nuclear transport factor 2 family protein, whose product MGAAENKELIRNMFAELSKGNFDIYLNTLADNVQYTIIGTGKYSGLYNGKQEVIDRLLSPLGSQIEGHLEIIPSNFIADGEYVAMQATGKSLSKNGVRYDNTYCHVFRIVAGKIVGIVEYLDTELVTRAFGK is encoded by the coding sequence ATGGGAGCAGCGGAAAACAAGGAACTGATCCGCAACATGTTCGCGGAACTGTCCAAGGGCAATTTCGATATTTATCTGAACACGCTTGCCGACAACGTCCAGTACACGATTATCGGCACCGGCAAGTATTCGGGCCTTTACAACGGCAAGCAGGAAGTTATCGACCGCCTGCTAAGCCCGCTGGGATCGCAGATCGAAGGGCATCTCGAAATCATCCCATCGAACTTCATTGCCGACGGCGAGTACGTCGCGATGCAGGCGACCGGCAAGTCGCTGTCGAAGAACGGCGTCCGCTACGACAACACCTACTGCCACGTATTCCGAATCGTCGCCGGAAAGATCGTCGGGATCGTTGAATATCTCGACACCGAGCTGGTGACGCGCGCGTTCGGCAAGTAG
- a CDS encoding phosphatidylglycerophosphatase A, with translation MRALIIFFATGIYTGYSPIASGTAGSVVGVALSWLVFGPMWSRSRALCLAIFAVAFAISCWISNEAEKIFEEHDSGKIVIDEVLGMVLTMFGNPMTWPYMLFGFLVFRLFDILKPFPAAQIDARMRNGAGVMLDDLAAAVYANIVLQIVARVI, from the coding sequence ATGCGCGCGCTGATCATTTTTTTCGCCACCGGAATCTATACGGGCTACTCGCCGATCGCTTCGGGGACCGCGGGCTCGGTCGTGGGCGTGGCGCTCTCGTGGCTGGTGTTCGGGCCGATGTGGTCGCGATCGCGCGCGCTGTGCCTCGCGATCTTCGCCGTCGCATTCGCGATCTCGTGCTGGATCTCCAACGAGGCCGAGAAAATTTTCGAAGAGCACGACAGCGGTAAGATCGTCATCGACGAAGTGCTCGGCATGGTCTTGACGATGTTCGGCAATCCGATGACGTGGCCGTACATGCTCTTCGGCTTCCTGGTCTTTCGCCTGTTCGACATCCTGAAGCCCTTCCCCGCGGCGCAGATCGACGCGCGGATGCGCAACGGCGCGGGTGTGATGCTCGACGACTTGGCGGCCGCCGTCTATGCGAATATTGTCTTGCAGATTGTCGCGCGCGTGATCTGA
- a CDS encoding competence/damage-inducible protein A → MIQKAVVMSTGDEITTGKIVDTNANYLADKLAEIGIDLVSVITVGDVPDRLEWAWRTAIGLGDIVISTGGIGPTADDLTTETVARLAGKKLWRDEASVEHMKRLFATINRVMPENNLKQALFPEGAEIIQNPLGTAPGFRLPITVGAHSSQLIVLPGVPREMKPMMENTVIPWIRANRGTDTVFAVRIFQTFGISESGLDAAVEGLIKPEEARVSFRASFPQISLRILVEGKPGEAERKLEELAARVRAKVADHIYAEGETTMEEVVGNLLSEKNLTLAVAESCTGGLIGHRITNIPGSSKYLIADLVTYSNEMKEGLLGVSRDTLVKFGAVSEECVREMAAGARKCAGASIAVATSGVAGPDGGTPDKPVGTVCIGFSADGISESRRYQLRGTRDWIKLLTSQVALDWIRRYALGLPIAESALFRR, encoded by the coding sequence ATGATTCAGAAGGCTGTCGTCATGTCCACTGGCGACGAAATCACCACCGGCAAGATCGTCGATACCAACGCCAACTACCTGGCCGACAAGCTCGCCGAAATCGGAATCGATCTTGTCAGCGTGATCACAGTTGGCGACGTGCCGGATCGCCTCGAATGGGCGTGGCGCACGGCGATTGGACTCGGCGACATCGTGATTTCAACCGGCGGTATCGGACCGACGGCCGACGATCTCACGACCGAAACCGTAGCGCGTCTGGCCGGCAAAAAACTCTGGCGTGATGAGGCGAGCGTCGAGCACATGAAGCGGCTGTTCGCGACCATCAACCGCGTGATGCCGGAGAACAATCTCAAGCAGGCGCTGTTTCCCGAGGGTGCGGAGATCATCCAGAATCCGCTCGGCACGGCGCCGGGCTTTCGCCTGCCGATCACGGTCGGCGCCCATTCGTCGCAGCTGATCGTGCTGCCGGGCGTGCCGCGCGAGATGAAGCCGATGATGGAAAACACCGTCATCCCGTGGATTCGCGCCAATCGCGGCACTGACACCGTGTTTGCGGTCCGCATCTTCCAGACATTCGGCATCAGCGAGTCGGGCCTCGATGCGGCGGTCGAGGGGCTGATCAAACCGGAAGAGGCGCGCGTGTCGTTTCGCGCGAGCTTCCCGCAGATCTCGCTGCGCATCCTGGTCGAAGGCAAGCCGGGCGAGGCCGAGCGCAAGCTCGAAGAGCTCGCGGCGCGAGTGCGCGCAAAAGTCGCCGATCACATCTACGCTGAGGGCGAAACGACGATGGAAGAGGTCGTCGGTAACCTGCTCAGCGAAAAGAATTTGACACTCGCGGTTGCCGAGTCGTGCACCGGCGGCCTCATCGGTCATCGCATCACGAATATCCCCGGCAGCTCGAAATACCTGATCGCCGACCTCGTGACGTATTCGAACGAAATGAAGGAAGGACTGCTCGGCGTATCGCGCGACACTCTCGTGAAGTTCGGCGCCGTGAGCGAGGAATGCGTGCGCGAGATGGCCGCCGGTGCACGCAAGTGCGCGGGCGCGAGTATCGCCGTGGCGACCTCAGGCGTGGCGGGCCCCGACGGCGGCACGCCCGACAAGCCGGTCGGCACGGTATGTATCGGGTTCAGCGCCGACGGCATCAGCGAATCGCGCCGCTATCAACTGCGGGGCACCCGCGACTGGATAAAGCTGCTGACCTCGCAGGTCGCGCTCGACTGGATCCGCCGCTACGCGCTGGGCCTGCCGATCGCGGAATCCGCGCTGTTCCGGCGATAA
- a CDS encoding DUF4168 domain-containing protein gives MRISRKLFATTCAGSLAIMLAVPAEFSFAQDNSTSNAPAASAAPMQSGSVDDVTLQKAAKAYVQVKKITHNEKTTNDTSANKVAQAEADKLQAVRSQGLEPDQYNQVIQLVEADTNLQQKFMNYVNQNGGDTD, from the coding sequence ATGCGAATATCCAGAAAATTGTTTGCGACCACCTGTGCGGGCTCGCTTGCGATCATGCTGGCGGTGCCGGCGGAGTTCTCGTTCGCCCAGGACAACTCGACATCCAATGCGCCGGCAGCCTCGGCGGCGCCGATGCAGAGCGGATCGGTCGATGATGTTACCCTACAGAAAGCGGCAAAAGCCTACGTGCAGGTGAAGAAGATCACCCACAATGAAAAGACCACCAACGATACCAGCGCCAACAAGGTCGCGCAGGCCGAGGCCGACAAATTGCAGGCGGTTCGCTCGCAGGGACTTGAGCCTGATCAATACAACCAAGTCATCCAACTGGTCGAAGCCGATACCAACCTGCAGCAGAAGTTCATGAACTACGTTAACCAGAACGGCGGCGACACCGACTAA